One genomic region from Streptomyces venezuelae encodes:
- a CDS encoding ATP-binding cassette domain-containing protein — MRLERVGRRYGPRGPWVLRGADLDLPGSSLVRVVGTNGTGKSTLLRLIAGIDAPSEGRITGRPPRTAYVPERFPAALPFTAADYLVHLGRVQGLGRATARARAGEWLERFGAGEHARTELAELSKGTSQKVAVAQALLAGPGPGLLVLDEAWTGLDTAARTELDRAVRERVAAGATAVFVDHDPRRLAGEADAVYGVERGAVRAVAATARDVPPEPRVRITASGGKPLPEGLPGAPATEPPDPDDPTRPLVLTVDAAHSDALLGALLAASWHIHHLGTEEGVRV, encoded by the coding sequence ATGAGGCTGGAGCGGGTGGGACGCCGGTACGGCCCGCGCGGGCCATGGGTCCTGCGCGGGGCCGACCTCGACCTGCCCGGCTCCTCCCTCGTCCGGGTCGTCGGCACGAACGGCACCGGCAAGTCGACGCTGCTCCGGCTGATCGCCGGGATCGACGCCCCGAGCGAGGGCCGGATCACCGGCCGCCCGCCCCGCACGGCGTACGTCCCCGAGCGCTTCCCGGCTGCCCTGCCCTTCACGGCCGCGGACTACCTGGTCCACCTGGGCCGCGTCCAGGGCCTCGGCCGGGCGACGGCCAGGGCACGGGCCGGGGAGTGGCTGGAGCGCTTCGGGGCCGGCGAGCACGCCCGTACGGAACTGGCGGAGCTCTCCAAGGGCACCAGCCAGAAGGTCGCCGTCGCCCAGGCCCTCCTCGCCGGCCCCGGACCCGGCCTTCTCGTCCTCGACGAGGCCTGGACAGGCCTCGACACGGCGGCCCGCACCGAACTCGACCGCGCCGTCCGGGAACGGGTCGCGGCGGGCGCCACGGCCGTCTTCGTCGACCACGACCCGCGGCGCCTCGCCGGGGAGGCGGACGCGGTGTACGGCGTGGAGCGGGGGGCGGTACGGGCCGTGGCGGCCACGGCCCGGGACGTACCGCCGGAGCCCCGGGTCCGGATCACCGCCTCCGGCGGCAAGCCGCTCCCGGAGGGCCTGCCGGGCGCCCCCGCCACCGAGCCGCCGGACCCGGACGACCCCACGCGCCCCCTCGTCCTGACGGTGGACGCGGCGCACTCCGACGCCCTGC
- a CDS encoding peptidyl-tRNA hydrolase, which produces MSSEETDLRDEKPQFVLPLVVRIERDAPPTRTDALETAARAVLEILDDDRSLGEGEWAQAMTDWQDARIRKVVRRARGAEWRRAGTLPGITVTGAEAEVRVFPPVPLDGWPKELAKLQVSGTDLDDPATPGPVADGAVVLWINPGLDMSAGKTMAQTGHGAQLLWWAMADADRKAWKEAGFPLAVRTATPEHWAALTASGSGLPVVRDAGFTEIAPGKTVVSEGSRLFASHLRLPQA; this is translated from the coding sequence GTGAGCAGTGAAGAGACCGACCTCCGTGATGAGAAGCCCCAGTTCGTCCTCCCCCTGGTGGTGCGGATCGAGCGTGACGCGCCCCCGACCCGTACCGACGCCCTGGAGACCGCCGCGCGCGCCGTCCTGGAGATCCTCGACGACGACCGTTCCCTCGGTGAGGGCGAGTGGGCGCAGGCCATGACGGACTGGCAGGACGCCCGGATCCGCAAGGTCGTGCGCCGGGCGCGCGGAGCGGAGTGGCGGCGTGCCGGGACGCTCCCGGGGATCACCGTGACGGGCGCGGAGGCGGAGGTGCGGGTCTTCCCGCCGGTGCCGCTCGACGGCTGGCCCAAGGAGCTGGCCAAGCTCCAGGTGTCGGGCACCGACCTCGACGACCCGGCCACGCCCGGTCCCGTGGCGGACGGGGCCGTGGTGCTCTGGATCAACCCCGGGCTCGACATGTCGGCGGGCAAGACGATGGCACAGACCGGGCACGGCGCGCAGCTGCTGTGGTGGGCGATGGCGGACGCGGACCGGAAGGCCTGGAAGGAGGCGGGCTTCCCGCTCGCCGTGCGCACCGCGACGCCCGAGCACTGGGCCGCGCTCACGGCGAGCGGCAGCGGGCTGCCCGTCGTGCGGGACGCCGGTTTCACGGAGATCGCGCCCGGAAAGACGGTCGTCTCCGAGGGAAGCCGCCTCTTCGCTTCTCACCTGCGGCTGCCGCAGGCGTAG
- a CDS encoding DUF692 family multinuclear iron-containing protein: MTELGIGIGWRPEIAEAVEALPGVDWVEVVAENICADHLPDSLTRLRERGVTVVPHGVSLGLGGADRPDPARLAALGEKAVALGAPLVTEHIAFVRAGGTLTASPLLEAGHLLPVPRTRDALDVLCENVRIAQDALPVPLALENIAALIAWPGEELTEGQFLAELVERTGVRLLIDVANLHTNHVNRGEDPAKALAELPVEAIAYVHVAGGVERDGVWHDTHAHPVPRAVLDVLADLASRVSPPGVLLERDDDFPPAEELASELTVIRETVAAGRAVSIGGTIRPRGARSSVLAARGTPLLIGAGARVSGGPMPGAPVVQELAPAQGPSPAQEPSPVPVRVPVQASAQASVPVQTPAPGQESAPREGARQRVGLAQAALLSALVAGTPAPEGFDSRRLGVQSRALAAKRAGVVAKVAPELPEILGKGFRPAFLAYARTRPMTGGYRRDALDFAEHLLLADRPEDPAARRALTEWWQDRSGSRPPGRAVRLARAARAALARR, encoded by the coding sequence ATGACGGAACTCGGCATCGGCATCGGCTGGCGTCCCGAGATCGCGGAGGCGGTGGAGGCGCTGCCCGGCGTCGACTGGGTCGAGGTGGTCGCGGAGAACATCTGCGCCGACCACCTGCCCGACTCGCTGACCCGGCTGCGCGAGCGCGGCGTGACGGTCGTCCCGCACGGGGTGTCGCTGGGACTCGGCGGCGCGGACCGGCCGGACCCGGCGCGGCTCGCGGCGCTCGGCGAGAAGGCGGTGGCGCTGGGGGCGCCGCTGGTCACGGAGCACATCGCGTTCGTACGGGCCGGGGGGACGCTCACCGCATCCCCGCTCCTCGAAGCGGGGCACCTGCTGCCCGTGCCCCGGACCCGGGACGCGCTCGACGTGCTCTGCGAGAACGTGCGCATCGCCCAGGACGCGCTGCCCGTGCCGCTCGCCCTGGAGAACATCGCGGCCCTGATCGCCTGGCCCGGGGAGGAGCTGACGGAGGGGCAGTTCCTGGCGGAGCTGGTGGAGCGTACGGGGGTACGGCTCCTCATCGACGTCGCGAACCTGCACACCAACCACGTCAACCGCGGCGAGGACCCCGCGAAGGCCCTGGCCGAGCTGCCGGTCGAGGCCATCGCGTACGTGCACGTGGCGGGCGGTGTCGAGCGGGACGGGGTCTGGCACGACACGCACGCCCACCCGGTGCCGAGGGCCGTGCTCGACGTCCTCGCGGACCTCGCCTCGCGGGTCTCGCCGCCCGGGGTCCTCCTGGAGCGGGACGACGACTTCCCGCCGGCGGAGGAGCTGGCGTCGGAGCTGACGGTGATCCGGGAGACCGTGGCCGCCGGGAGGGCGGTGAGCATCGGGGGAACGATCCGCCCGCGCGGCGCCCGTTCGTCCGTGCTCGCGGCCCGGGGGACGCCGCTGCTCATCGGCGCCGGTGCCCGCGTGTCGGGCGGGCCGATGCCGGGCGCTCCCGTCGTGCAGGAGCTCGCGCCCGCGCAGGGGCCCTCGCCCGCGCAGGAGCCCTCGCCCGTACCCGTACGCGTGCCCGTACAGGCATCCGCCCAGGCGTCCGTGCCCGTGCAGACGCCCGCTCCCGGACAGGAGTCCGCGCCGCGGGAGGGCGCCCGGCAGCGGGTCGGGCTCGCGCAGGCCGCGCTGCTGTCGGCGCTCGTCGCCGGGACGCCCGCGCCCGAGGGGTTCGACAGCCGGCGCCTCGGTGTCCAGAGCCGGGCCCTCGCGGCCAAGCGGGCCGGGGTCGTCGCGAAGGTCGCCCCCGAGCTGCCGGAGATCCTCGGCAAGGGCTTCCGGCCCGCGTTCCTCGCCTACGCCAGGACCCGCCCCATGACCGGCGGCTACCGCCGTGACGCCCTCGACTTCGCCGAGCACCTGCTGCTCGCCGACCGCCCCGAGGACCCTGCGGCCCGGCGGGCGCTCACGGAGTGGTGGCAGGACCGTTCCGGCAGCCGTCCGCCCGGCCGCGCCGTCCGACTCGCCCGGGCCGCCCGGGCCGCCCTCGCCAGGAGGTGA